Proteins encoded in a region of the Oceanibaculum nanhaiense genome:
- the groL gene encoding chaperonin GroEL (60 kDa chaperone family; promotes refolding of misfolded polypeptides especially under stressful conditions; forms two stacked rings of heptamers to form a barrel-shaped 14mer; ends can be capped by GroES; misfolded proteins enter the barrel where they are refolded when GroES binds), protein MAAKEVKFGGEARTKMLRGVDILADAVKVTLGPKGRNVVIDKSFGAPRITKDGVSVAKEIELTDKFENMGAQMVREVASRTNDVAGDGTTTATVLAQAIVREGNKSVAAGMNPMDLKRGIDLAVAAVVEDLKKRSKKIATSAEVAQVGTISANGEREIGEMIAKAMEKVGNEGVITVEEAKSLETELEVVEGMQFDRGYLSPYFVTNADKMNAELESPYILLHEKKLSSLQPMLPVLEAVVQSGKPLLIIAEDVEGEALATLVVNKLRGGLKVAAVKAPGFGDRRKAMLEDIAILTGGQVISEDIGIKLETVSLEMLGKAKRVLITKEETTIVDGSGKKKDIEGRVTQIRAQIEETTSDYDREKLQERLAKLAGGVAVIRVGGASEVEVKERKDRVDDAMHATRAAVEEGVVPGGGVALLHSLKALDKVKPANDDQRVGVEIIRRAIQVPAKQIAANAGMDGGVVVGKLLESTDPSWGFDAQTGEYKDLVKAGIIDPTKVVRTALQDAASVASLLITTEAMIADKPEKKAAGGAPDMGGMGGMGGMGGMDF, encoded by the coding sequence TCATCGATAAGTCGTTCGGCGCGCCGCGCATCACCAAGGACGGCGTCTCCGTCGCCAAGGAGATCGAGCTCACCGACAAGTTCGAGAACATGGGCGCCCAGATGGTGCGCGAAGTGGCCTCCCGGACCAACGACGTCGCCGGTGACGGCACCACCACCGCCACCGTGCTGGCCCAGGCCATCGTGCGCGAAGGCAACAAGTCGGTTGCCGCCGGCATGAACCCGATGGACCTGAAGCGCGGCATCGACCTCGCCGTCGCGGCTGTCGTCGAGGATCTGAAGAAGCGCTCCAAGAAGATCGCCACCTCCGCCGAGGTTGCCCAGGTCGGCACCATCTCGGCCAATGGCGAGCGCGAGATTGGCGAGATGATCGCCAAGGCGATGGAGAAGGTCGGCAACGAGGGCGTCATCACGGTCGAAGAGGCGAAGAGCCTGGAGACCGAGCTGGAAGTCGTCGAGGGCATGCAGTTCGACCGCGGCTACCTGTCGCCGTACTTCGTCACCAATGCCGACAAGATGAATGCGGAGCTCGAGAGCCCGTACATCCTGCTGCACGAGAAGAAGCTGTCCAGCCTGCAGCCGATGCTGCCGGTGCTGGAGGCTGTCGTGCAGTCCGGCAAGCCGCTGCTGATCATCGCCGAGGACGTCGAGGGCGAAGCGCTCGCCACCCTGGTGGTGAACAAGCTGCGCGGCGGCCTGAAGGTCGCGGCCGTGAAGGCGCCGGGCTTCGGCGATCGCCGGAAGGCGATGCTGGAAGACATCGCCATCCTGACCGGTGGCCAGGTGATCTCCGAGGATATCGGCATCAAGCTTGAGACCGTCTCGCTCGAGATGCTCGGCAAGGCGAAGCGCGTGCTGATCACCAAGGAAGAGACCACCATCGTCGATGGTTCGGGCAAGAAGAAGGACATCGAGGGCCGCGTCACGCAGATCCGCGCGCAGATCGAGGAGACCACCTCGGACTACGACCGCGAGAAGCTGCAGGAGCGTCTGGCGAAGCTGGCTGGCGGCGTTGCCGTCATCCGCGTCGGCGGTGCTTCCGAGGTCGAGGTGAAGGAGCGCAAGGACCGCGTCGATGACGCGATGCATGCGACCCGCGCCGCTGTCGAGGAAGGCGTGGTGCCGGGCGGCGGTGTTGCCCTGCTGCATTCGCTGAAGGCGCTCGACAAGGTGAAGCCGGCCAATGACGACCAGCGCGTCGGCGTTGAGATCATCCGCCGGGCGATCCAGGTTCCGGCGAAGCAGATCGCCGCGAACGCCGGCATGGACGGCGGCGTTGTCGTCGGCAAGCTGCTGGAGTCGACCGATCCGAGCTGGGGCTTCGACGCCCAGACCGGCGAGTACAAGGACCTGGTGAAGGCCGGTATCATCGACCCGACCAAGGTCGTGCGTACCGCCCTGCAGGATGCGGCCTCGGTCGCCTCGCTGCTCATCACCACCGAGGCGATGATCGCCGACAAGCCGGAGAAGAAGGCCGCTGGCGGCGCTCCGGACATGGGTGGCATGGGCGGTATGGGCGGCATGGGCGGTATGGACTTCTAA
- a CDS encoding amidase, whose translation MSHADLVKLTAVEAVDLLKKRKVSPLEMIDAAAARIAEVDKTVNALPTLCLDRARAQAKRLESEPGDKNYAGYLAGLPIAVKDLNPVKGVRTTYGSPIYKDYVPDHSDHMVEMLDRRGAVTIAKSNTPEFGAGANTFNEVLGTTVNPWDTRKSCAGSSGGAAVALATGQVWLATGSDLGGSLRSPASFCGIVGMRPSPGRVAHGPSLMPFANLSVDGPMARTVADTALFLDAMAGQHPGDPISLAEPATSFSAAVANPGKLSRVAFSADLNGITPVDPEVREIVAKAARLFEAMGATVEEAAPDLKEAQETFHILRAAQFAASKAPLLEKHRDLLKPEVIWNIEKGQKLTAEEIGKAERWRGELFYRTAKFFETYDVLVCPTTIVPPYPVEQRYVAEVDGHTFENYIEWVLVCSAITLTSCPAISVPCGFTKDGLPVGLQIVGKPRGEAAMLQAAKLFEEAAGLSTRLPIDPIVKA comes from the coding sequence GTGAGCCACGCCGATCTCGTGAAGCTGACCGCCGTCGAGGCTGTCGATCTGCTGAAAAAGCGCAAGGTCTCGCCGCTGGAGATGATCGATGCCGCCGCCGCCCGCATCGCCGAGGTGGACAAGACCGTGAACGCGCTGCCGACCCTGTGCCTGGACCGGGCGCGCGCGCAGGCGAAGCGGCTGGAATCCGAACCGGGCGACAAGAACTATGCCGGCTATCTCGCCGGGCTGCCGATCGCGGTGAAGGATCTGAACCCGGTGAAGGGTGTGCGCACCACCTATGGCTCGCCGATCTACAAGGATTATGTGCCGGATCATTCCGACCATATGGTGGAGATGCTGGACCGGCGCGGCGCCGTCACCATCGCCAAGTCGAACACACCGGAATTCGGCGCCGGCGCCAACACCTTCAACGAGGTGCTGGGCACCACGGTGAATCCGTGGGACACGCGGAAAAGCTGCGCCGGGTCTTCCGGCGGTGCGGCGGTGGCGCTGGCGACCGGCCAGGTCTGGCTGGCCACCGGCTCCGACCTTGGCGGCTCCTTGCGTAGCCCGGCCAGCTTCTGCGGCATCGTCGGCATGCGCCCCAGCCCGGGCCGGGTGGCGCACGGCCCGTCGCTGATGCCCTTCGCCAACCTGTCGGTCGATGGGCCGATGGCACGCACCGTTGCCGACACGGCACTGTTCCTGGACGCGATGGCCGGCCAGCATCCGGGTGATCCGATCTCGCTGGCGGAGCCGGCCACCTCCTTCTCGGCGGCGGTCGCCAATCCGGGCAAGCTGTCGCGCGTCGCCTTTTCGGCGGACCTGAATGGCATCACGCCGGTCGATCCCGAGGTGCGGGAGATCGTCGCCAAGGCGGCGAGGCTGTTCGAGGCGATGGGCGCCACGGTCGAGGAGGCCGCGCCCGACCTGAAGGAGGCGCAGGAGACCTTCCATATCCTGCGCGCCGCGCAGTTCGCCGCCTCCAAGGCGCCGTTGCTGGAAAAGCACCGCGACCTGCTGAAGCCGGAAGTGATCTGGAACATCGAGAAGGGCCAGAAGCTGACCGCCGAGGAAATCGGCAAGGCCGAGCGCTGGCGCGGCGAGCTGTTTTACCGCACGGCCAAATTCTTCGAGACCTACGACGTGCTGGTCTGCCCGACCACCATCGTGCCGCCCTATCCGGTGGAGCAGCGCTATGTGGCGGAGGTCGATGGCCATACCTTCGAGAACTACATCGAATGGGTGCTGGTCTGCTCGGCGATCACGCTGACCTCCTGCCCGGCAATTTCGGTGCCTTGCGGCTTCACGAAGGACGGGCTGCCGGTCGGGCTGCAGATCGTCGGCAAGCCGCGCGGCGAGGCGGCCATGCTGCAGGCGGCGAAACTGTTCGAGGAGGCCGCCGGTCTTTCCACCCGCCTGCCTATCGATCCCATCGTGAAGGCGTAA
- a CDS encoding Ldh family oxidoreductase, producing the protein MPHRLSLPELEALIRDVMLNSRVAPATADSVARALTRAEAEGISSHGAARAPVYAGQALNGKADGLAEPTVERTAAATIRVDAGTGFAFPAIDAGLEAAYAILPESGIAAIGIANSHHFGVAGHPVEDAARQGYIALAFSNTPQAMAPWGGNQGLFGTNPIAFAFPRQDRPPLVIDLSLSIAARGKIVLAAKEGRNIPEGWAIDADGNPTTDSAAALAGTVLPIGGAKGSALALMVELLCGALTGSNFGYQGTSFFEPTGAPPRVGHMILLFDPARFGGGDVAGRGEEMFARIMGQPGARLPGERRQVLKEAAARDGVMLPDALYEELTRRAAGAG; encoded by the coding sequence ATGCCGCACCGTCTTTCCCTACCTGAGCTGGAAGCGTTGATCCGTGACGTGATGCTGAACAGCCGCGTTGCGCCCGCCACCGCCGACAGCGTGGCCCGCGCCCTGACACGGGCGGAGGCAGAGGGCATCAGCTCGCACGGCGCCGCCCGCGCGCCGGTCTATGCCGGGCAGGCGCTGAACGGCAAGGCGGACGGTCTGGCCGAACCGACGGTCGAACGCACCGCCGCCGCCACGATCCGGGTCGATGCCGGCACCGGCTTCGCCTTCCCGGCCATTGATGCCGGGCTGGAGGCCGCCTATGCGATCCTGCCGGAGAGCGGCATCGCCGCCATCGGCATCGCCAATTCGCATCATTTCGGCGTTGCCGGCCATCCGGTCGAGGATGCGGCGCGGCAGGGCTATATCGCGCTGGCCTTCTCCAACACGCCGCAGGCCATGGCGCCCTGGGGCGGCAATCAGGGGCTGTTCGGCACCAACCCCATCGCCTTCGCTTTTCCGCGCCAGGACCGGCCGCCGCTGGTCATCGACCTGTCGCTCAGCATCGCGGCGCGCGGCAAGATCGTGCTGGCGGCGAAGGAAGGGCGGAACATACCGGAAGGCTGGGCCATCGACGCGGATGGCAATCCCACCACCGACTCAGCGGCTGCGCTGGCCGGCACGGTGCTGCCCATCGGCGGCGCCAAGGGATCGGCGCTGGCGCTGATGGTGGAGCTGCTGTGCGGCGCGCTGACCGGCTCAAACTTCGGCTATCAGGGCACCTCCTTCTTCGAACCGACCGGCGCGCCGCCGCGTGTCGGCCACATGATCCTGCTGTTCGACCCGGCGCGCTTCGGCGGCGGCGATGTGGCCGGTCGCGGCGAGGAGATGTTCGCGCGGATCATGGGCCAGCCCGGCGCCCGGCTGCCCGGCGAACGGCGGCAGGTGCTGAAAGAAGCGGCGGCGCGCGACGGTGTCATGCTGCCGGATGCCCTGTACGAGGAGCTGACGCGGCGCGCCGCTGGCGCAGGCTGA
- a CDS encoding redoxin domain-containing protein, translated as MLMRKMFLPALMGLSLSLAVPAVASASPEVNQPAPAFTGKAADGSTVALESLRGKTVVLEWTNHDCPFVKKHYGAENMQALQKEAKARDIVWLQVISSGPGKQGHVDGPTAIKLNDQRSAVPANTLLDPEGTIGKAYGAQTTPHMYIIDARGTLVYKGAIDSIPSARADDIPQAVNYVHEALQAMDKGAAVPNPVTRAYGCSVHYSS; from the coding sequence ATGCTGATGCGCAAGATGTTCCTGCCGGCCCTGATGGGCCTTTCCCTTTCGCTGGCCGTACCGGCTGTGGCCTCGGCCAGCCCGGAGGTGAACCAGCCCGCCCCCGCCTTCACCGGCAAGGCCGCCGACGGCAGCACCGTCGCCCTCGAGTCCCTGCGCGGCAAGACTGTCGTGCTGGAATGGACCAACCATGACTGCCCCTTCGTGAAGAAGCATTACGGCGCGGAGAACATGCAGGCCCTGCAGAAGGAGGCGAAGGCCCGCGACATCGTATGGCTGCAGGTGATCTCGTCCGGCCCCGGCAAGCAGGGCCATGTCGATGGTCCGACCGCGATCAAGCTGAACGACCAGCGCAGCGCCGTGCCGGCCAACACCCTGCTCGACCCCGAGGGCACCATCGGCAAGGCCTATGGCGCGCAGACCACGCCGCACATGTACATCATCGATGCCAGGGGCACGCTGGTCTATAAAGGCGCGATCGATTCGATCCCCTCGGCCCGCGCCGACGACATCCCACAGGCGGTGAACTATGTCCACGAGGCGCTGCAGGCGATGGACAAGGGTGCTGCGGTGCCGAACCCGGTCACCCGTGCCTATGGCTGCTCGGTGCATTATTCTTCTTAA
- a CDS encoding MarR family winged helix-turn-helix transcriptional regulator, whose protein sequence is MKARQIPDSPGQPDESPGFLLWQLANAWQRQMRIVLSPLGLTYVQAMLLTALLRLEEREAITGTPITQGDLARFCQADATMTSQVLRTLEAKGLLERSRGADARARLPRLTAAGRALAERALPLAEAVDREFFDLPRQSRKPISNDSELMVDLRMLWARQRDNGELAS, encoded by the coding sequence ATGAAAGCAAGACAGATCCCGGATTCGCCGGGACAACCAGATGAATCGCCAGGGTTTCTGCTATGGCAGCTGGCCAATGCCTGGCAGCGGCAGATGCGCATCGTGCTCTCGCCGCTGGGCCTGACCTATGTCCAGGCAATGCTGCTGACCGCACTTTTGCGCCTCGAAGAGCGCGAGGCCATCACCGGCACGCCGATCACTCAGGGTGATCTGGCCCGGTTCTGCCAGGCCGATGCCACCATGACCTCTCAGGTGCTGCGCACGCTGGAGGCGAAAGGTCTGCTGGAACGCAGCCGCGGGGCGGATGCCCGCGCCCGGTTGCCGCGCCTGACGGCGGCCGGACGGGCGCTTGCCGAACGCGCCTTGCCGCTGGCTGAGGCGGTTGACCGCGAGTTCTTCGACCTGCCGAGGCAGAGCCGCAAGCCGATCTCGAACGACAGCGAACTCATGGTCGATCTGCGGATGCTCTGGGCCCGGCAGCGCGATAACGGCGAGCTGGCTTCCTGA